Proteins encoded together in one Penicillium digitatum chromosome 1, complete sequence window:
- a CDS encoding Adenylate cyclase AcyA, with the protein MPARDRNQPDNRQGSESSEHSWMSQDTVRNSESLSRDQDEASVGGHNADSFPGSLKIGSKPESSNPLRIDWGNSLWSWNSPSISPTEQRKASGFSNHREALIFSGSRYSPSQSSIPSPRPPPLHQSRADSDEIESIAPWSTLPNSDQQEASGTFYHDCSEQEASPASFTFRPTTGRTIASEPAEYEYHGEHRRPSAASATTISSQGSRSSLSQKFRKKHLKGLLGDDYPSPGELQTDDDGSQNPPSRRGGPVDQLKARERANSDGSRNTPENSNSSQRPQRLRANTPLPSSDITPWDYQSFNDIPQYGEAPVRHVPIGPNGQHLPSSENGASGQREPSRRGPGRHRSSRSKEENPTLAGDLAWFQPRPTTGRDDIGLRPFNENYLHSVTDMSDSATLGGRSTSPTPSMRSAYRDPDQNSQHPRLGGFIKKILGKSHDKSRNSSPPRRERQGSLEGSISSRYPESVDSDRKKDSGKGLMVGRKLGNRRVFTHQGGEFNNPNKDDKNQEENKHFFHLDVDMENLKGIVRPPSPGQMKRGRDGTTTPGDDSKLEKPWNAPESWQVRGPIDPTLEDPTLEEPTTGPREREASYFIRIFRIDSTFATLSAGLNATVSEILLMLGRKSFLQDHLNNYEIVLRKHDLSRQLDHNERPIQMQKRLLEQVGYTQMDRIGDIGREDHSYLCRFIFLPTKLSGYSSLESEPGFNKVQKFSHVDLQGRSLVTIPITLYAKSSEIISLNLSRNLSLDVPKDFIQSCINLREIKFIGNEASFLPQSFGLASRLTYLDVSNNCLEDLDHAGLDRLTGLVSIKMANNQLTKLPSSFGNFQNLRSLNMSSNSFKVFPEFLCNLKSLVDLDISFNGIEELPNIGRLATLERLWMTNNNLSGPLDDSFRELVNLKEFDGRFNAITNIDALSSLPRLEQIFFGHNLLSRFKGSFPRLRSLHLDHCPMTQFDVDAPIPTLTSLNLASGKLSQFRDTIFENCPNITKLILDKNHISSVSAQIGKLRRLEHFSMIKNPLSSLPPTLGCLAELKHLNLRECNLNSLPAEIWHCAKLEILNVSSNILSSFPKCGAPYPQVPGEPSTTPGTTPGIAGNPSYEDIGPLDEPSLRRPSQTSNGVMNSVSPNGYRNPSNAQSSRKVSTVSPSFIDTNSVTRKDSNFSQQIAMTFAASLRTLSLADNRLEDDVFRELSLLPELRIVNLSYNDLTELPQGILKRWPLISELYLSGNELTSLPSDDLEEGSNLKILHINANRFQVLPAELCKVSKLSILDVGSNGLKYNVSNWPYDWNWNWNRNLKYLNFSGNKRLEIKPNIASLGPPAANGADLTDFNSLTHLRVLGLMDVTLTIPTIPEETEDRRVRTSASFAGTLAYGMADSLGKTEHLSIIDMIVPRLKQDNVETLLGMFDGQTLSSGGSRVAKYLHENFTSTFSFELKKLQRDQGETPLDALRRSFLALNKNMAGSAYRSIDDREVRQYHRGSTAAKMLNQDDIQSGGVATVLYLNNMDLYAANVGDAQAILIRSDGSMLSLTQNHDPAEPNERARIREAGGFVSRTGKLNDVLTVSRCFGHFPMMPAVIAAPSTMHTVLTEQDEMIVLASKELWDFVTPEVVVDITRREQPDLMFAAQKLRDLAISFGATNKLMVMILGVGEIQRRRPKPRPSLNTGSSTFAEEQIIPTAKRPKKRDGPGDSRLARFEHVNAPEGELTIMFTDIKKSTSLWEICPDAMRSAIQIHNDILRRQLAIFGGYEVKTEGDAFMVAFSTTTAALLWCFNCQNQLLEAEWPTEILDQPQCRVVVDMDNNVIFRGLSVRMGGHWGEPVCAKDPVTSRMDYFGPMVNRASRISAVADGGQIFVSSDFMTDIHRSLEIFADAERSASTSSTDSNSRGDSLGHNIRRELQQLNSQGFVIKDQGERKLKGLENPEPLYLVYPSALSGRMISSDESQDRDSSVATISPDNQLDIQTNIIWRLWEVTLRLERLCGALEHPSEPSLREPNFALFNMVKRHGGELNDSTVLSLVDQQVTRIEVCINTLSIRHMMRPFKPGDTLSDHAVPISDVLQQLQTQLAEFQALKEQMAVGAAGNIGGRPTHVKIGPSGSIDSGITSTSSSFLHLPSDANHSFETGRG; encoded by the exons ATGCCGGCGCGGGACCGCAACCAACCCGACAATCGTCAAGGTTCGGAGAGCTCTGAACATAGCTGGATGTCGCAAGATACAGTGCGAAACTCTGAGAGTCTGTCTCGAGATCAAGACGAGGCCTCTGTAGGAGGTCACAATGCCGACTCGTTTCCGGGTTCCTTGAAAATAGGCTCCAA GCCCGAGTCCTCAAACCCCCTTCGGATTGACTGGGGAAATTCCTTGTGGTCATGGAACTCCCCCAGTATTTCCCCCACCGAACAACGCAAAGCCTCTGGGTTTAGCAATCACCGCGAGGCTTTGATATTCTCGGGCAGTAGATATAGCCCGTCTCAATCATCCATCCCGAGTCCTCGACCTCCGCCCCTTCACCAATCTCGCGCCGACTCCGATGAGATTGAGTCGATTGCCCCGTGGTCCACACTCCCCAACAGTGATCAGCAAGAGGCCAGTGGTACTTTTTATCATGATTGCTCTGAGCAAGAAGCCTCACCTGCATCATTCACTTTTCGCCCCACGACCGGACGAACTATCGCAAGCGAACCGGCTGAGTATGAATATCATGGGGAACATCGCCGCCCATCTGCTGCAAGCGCAACTACAATCAGTAGCCAGGGGTCTAGATCTAGTCTTAGTCAAAAGTTCCGAAAGAAGCATTTGAAAGGTCTACTTGGAGATGACTATCCTTCGCCTGGCGAGCTTCAAACCGATGACGATGGCTCCCAGAACCCACCGAGCAGACGTGGAGGACCAGTCGACCAGTTGAAGGCGCGTGAGAGAGCGAATTCAGATGGCTCGCGCAATACGCCCGAGAACTCCAACTCCTCGCAACGTCCCCAGAGGTTGCGGGCAAACACTCCTTTACCCTCCAGTGACATCACCCCGTGGGATTACCAGAGCTTTAATGACATTCCGCAATATGGGGAGGCACCAGTACGTCATGTACCTATCGGCCCCAACGGGCAGCATCTTCCATCCTCGGAAAATGGTGCCTCGGGGCAGAGGGAGCCAAGCCGACGGGGACCTGGCAGACACCGTTCTTCACGAAGCAAGGAAGAAAACCCGACTCTTGCTGGCGATCTGGCATGGTTCCAACCCCGACCTACCACTGGCAGAGACGACATTGGATTGCGGCCGTTTAATGAGAACTACCTGCATTCAGTGACTGACATGAGCGACTCTGCTACACTCGGGGGTCGGTCAACAAGTCCAACACCCAGCATGCGCAGCGCATACCGAGACCCTGATCAGAACTCACAGCATCCCAGACTCGGCGGGTTCATCAAAAAGATCCTCGGCAAGTCGCATGACAAATCGAGAAACTCCTCCCCACCGCGGCGCGAAAGGCAAGGCAGCCTCGAAGGAAGCATTTCCTCTCGATACCCAGAGTCAGTGGATTCAGACCGAAAGAAAGATTCTGGAAAGGGCCTGATGGTTGGAAGAAAGCTTGGGAATCGTCGTGTATTCACTCATCAGGGTGGTGAATTCAATAATCCGAACAAGGACGACAAAAATCAAGAGGAGAATAAGCATTTCTTCCACCTTGACGTCGATATGGAAAACCTGAAAGGGATTGTCCGTCCACCTTCGCCTGGGCAAATGAAGCGTGGAAGGGATGGGACGACCACACCTGGCGACGATTCCAAACTTGAAAAGCCGTGGAATGCGCCTGAAAGTTGGCAGGTCAGGGGGCCCATTGACCCTACTTTAGAAGACCCTACCTTGGAAGAACCTACCACTGGCCCTCGTGAGCGTGAAGCTTCGTACTTTATTCGGATCTTCCGAATCGATTCTACTTTTGCCACGCTATCAGCTGGTCTGAATGCTACCGTGTCTGAGATCCTTCTGATGCTTGGTCGGAAGTCTTTTTTGCAAGATCACCTCAACAATTATGAGATTGTTCTGCGTAAACATGATCTTTCACGGCAACTTGACCACAATGAGCGACCTATTCAAATGCAAAAGCGGCTGCTGGAACAAGTTGGTTATACGCAAATGGACCGCATCGGAGATATTGGCCGCGAGGATCACAGTTATCTCTGTCGCTTCATCTTCCTGCCGACTAAGCTCAGTGGTTACAGCAGTCTCGAGAGTGAACCGGGTTTCAACAAAGTGCAAAAGTTCAGTCATGTGGATCTCCAAGGCCGCAGTCTTGTCACTATTCCAATTACGCTGTATGCAAAATCCTCCGAGATTATCTCGCTGAACTTGTCGAGGAACTTGTCTTTAGACGTCCCCAAAGACTTCATTCAAAGCTGCATTAATCTGCGAGAAATCAAGTTCATCGGAAATGAGGCCTCATTTCTTCCACAAAGCTTCGGTTTAGCCAGTCGATTGACCTATTTGGATGTGTCTAACAATTGCCTTGAGGACTTGGATCACGCGGGTCTCGATCGACTGACTGGTCTTGTTAGCATCAAGATGGCGAACAATCAGTTAACCAAGCTTCCCAGCTCTTTCGGTAATTTCCAAAACCTGCGAAGCCTGAACATGTCTTCAAACAGTTTCAAGGTCTTTCCCGAATTCCTTTGCAATTTAAAGAGTCTGGTTGATCTCGACATCAGTTTCAATGGCATAGAAGAACTTCCCAATATCGGCCGCTTGGCCACTCTTGAACGCCTCTGGATGACGAACAATAATTTGAGCGGGCCTCTCGATGATTCCTTCAGGGAACTTGTGAATCTCAAGGAGTTTGATGGGCGCTTCAATGCTATCACCAACATCGATGCTCTCTCTAGTCTTCCACGCCTAGAGCAGATATTCTTCGGTCATAATCTTCTATCACGTTTCAAAGGATCCTTCCCGAGGTTGCGAAGTTTACATCTGGACCACTGCCCTATGACGCaatttgatgttgatgctCCTATTCCAACACTGACTTCTTTGAACCTCGCCTCTGGCAAGCTTTCCCAATTCAGGGATACCATTTTCGAAAATTGCCCGAATATTACAAAGCTCATCCTCGACAAAAACCACATATCCTCGGTATCGGCTCAGATTGGCAAGTTGCGTCGGCTGGAACACTTCAGTATGATCAAGAACCCACTTTCGTCTTTGCCCCCAACTCTGGGTTGCCTTGCAGAGCTCAAGCATCTAAATTTAAGGGAGTGCAATTTGAATTCTCTGCCAGCTGAAATTTGGCATTGTGCTAAGCTGGAAATACTCAACGTATCCTCAAACATCCTGTCGAGCTTTCCAAAGTGCGGTGCTCCGTACCCTCAAGTCCCCGGTGAGCCTTCAACCACACCTGGGACTACACCTGGCATTGCTGGAAACCCCAGCTATGAAGATATAGGCCCACTGGATGAACCAAGTCTACGTCGACCGAGTCAAACGTCGAATGGTGTCATGAATTCCGTGTCACCGAACGGGTACCGGAATCCTTCAAATGCTCAATCCAGTAGGAAGGTATCGACGGTGTCGCCATCATTTATCGACACGAACTCAGTGACCCGGAAGGACTCAAACTTCTCTCAGCAGATTGCAATGACGTTTGCGGCATCCCTTCGAACACTTTCACTTGCCGACAACAGACTTGAAGATGATGTTTTCCGGGAACTTTCCTTGCTCCCAGAGCTGCGCATTGTCAATCTTTCCTACAATGACCTGACGGAATTACCGCAAGGCATCCTCAAAAGGTGGCCGTTGATTTCCGAGCTGTACCTGTCGGGTAACGAGTTGACCTCTCTCCCATCTGATGACCTGGAAGAGGGAAGTAACCTCAAAATTCTACACATCAATGCCAACCGCTTCCAAGTCTTGCCTGCAGAACTTTGCAAGGTAAGCAAGCTGTCCATTTTGGATGTGGGGAGTAACGGGCTCAAATACAACGTGTCAAATTGGCCTTATGACTGGAATTGGAACTGGAACCGTAATCTCAAGTATCTGAACTTCTCGGGCAACAAACGTCTGGAAATCAAGCCAAATATCGCGTCACTGGGTCCCCCGGCCGCCAATGGCGCTGACCTGACTGACTTTAACTCCCTGACCCATCTCCGCGTACTGGGACTGATGGATGTCACACTTACTATTCCCACCATTCCAGAGGAAACCGAAGATCGCCGTGTAAGAACATCTGCCTCCTTTGCTGGCACTCTTGCCTACGGTATGGCCGACTCTCTTGGTAAGACCGAGCATCTATCCATTATCGATATGATTGTTCCGCGGTTGAAGCAAGATAACGTGGAAACGCTTTTGGGAATGTTCGACGGACAGACTCTTTCCAGTGGTGGTTCTCGCGTCGCAAAGTACTTGCACGAGAATTTCACTTCTACCTTCTCGTTTGAGCTTAAGAAGCTCCAGCGAGATCAGGGTGAAACACCATTGGATGCACTCCGACGGTCATTCTTAGCATTGAATAAGAATATGGCTGGCTCTGCCTACAGGTCCATCGATGACCGTGAGGTCCGGCAGTACCATCGAGGATCGACTGCGGCCAAGATGCTTAATCAGGACGATATTCAGTCCGGGGGTGTTGCTACTGTCCTGTATCTGAACAATATGGACTTGTACGCCGCCAACGTTGGTGATGCTCAGGCTATTTTGATCCGGTCAGATGGTTCAATGCTTTCTTTAACGCAAAATCATGATCCCGCAGAACCTAACGAGCGCGCACGCATTCGTGAAGCGGGAGGTTTTGTGTCTCGCACTGGGAAGCTCAATGATGTCCTCACCGTATCAAGGTGCTTTGGACACTTCCCTATGATGCCTGCTGTCATTGCGGCCCCTTCCACAATGCATACCGTCTTGACTGAACAAGATGAGATGATCGTATTGGCATCAAAAGAACTTTGGGATTTTGTCACTCCCGAGGTGGTGGTTGACATCACTAGGAGAGAACAGCCAGACTTGATGTTTGCAGCTCAAAAGCTACGTGATTTGGCCATCTCCTTTGGTGCCACCAACAAGTTGATGGTTATGATTCTCGGCGTTGGGGAAATTCAAAGGAGACGGCCAAAGCCTCGTCCTTCTCTCAACACTGGCTCGTCCACGTTTGCTGAGGAGCAGATCATACCCACAGCCAAGCGCCCCAAGAAGCGTGACGGTCCTGGGGATTCGCGACTCGCGCGCTTTGAACACGTGAATGCCCCCGAGGGTGAATTGACTATCATGTTCACTGACATCAAGAAATCCACGAGTCTATGGGAGATTTGTCCGGACGCGATGCGCTCTGCTATTCAAATCCACAATGACATCCTGCGCCGGCAACTTGCAATCTTCGGTGGCTACGAGGTCAAGACAGAAGGTGATGCCTTTATGGTAGCTTTCTCAACTACGACGGCTGCCCTGCTATGGTGTTTCAACTGTCAAAACCAACTCCTTGAAGCTGAATGGCCTACGGAAATTCTCGATCAACCTCAGTGCCGGGTTGTGGTAGATATGGACAATAATGTTATCTTCCGTGGCCTGTCTGTGCGCATGGGTGGTCATTGGGGCGAGCCTGTATGCGCGAAAGATCCGGTCACCAGTCGAATGGACTATTTCGGTCCAATGGTGAATCGCGCGTCGCGGATTTCCGCGGTCGCCGACGGAGGTCAAATTTTCGTTTCATCAGATTTCATGACCGACATCCACCGCAGCCTCGAGATTTTCGCGGATGCTGAGCGTTCTGCATCCACCAGCTCGACTGACAGCAACTCCCGCGGCGATAGCCTCGGCCACAACATTCGTCGCGAACTGCAACAGCTCAATAGTCAAGGATTCGTCATCAAGGATCAAGGCGAAAGAAAGCTGAAGGGTCTGGAAAATCCGGAACCCCTCTACCTTGTTTACCCCTCCGCACTTTCTGGTCGCATGATCTCTTCGGACGAATCCCAGGATCGTGACAGCTCTGTCGCAACTATCAGCCCAGATAACCAACTTGACATTCAAACGAACATCATTTGGCGTCTCTGGGAAGTTACACTCCGTCTCGAACGACTTTGCGGTGCTTTGGAGCATCCAAGTGAACCAAGCCTCAGGGAGCCGAACTTCGCTCTCTTCAACATGGTCAAGAGGCACGGCGGTGAGCTCAACGACTCGACCGTTCTCAGTTTAGTCGACCAACAAGTCACCCGCATCGAG GTATGCATCAACACACTCTCCATACGCCACATGATGCGTCCTTTCAAACCAGGCGACACCCTCAGTGACCACGCCGTACCTATCAGCGATGTACTGCAGCAACTACAAACACAACTCGCCGAATTCCAAGCTCTCAAGGAGCAGATGGCCGTTGGTGCTGCGGGCAACATCGGCGGTCGACCAACTCATGTCAAAATCGGTCCTTCAGGCAGTATCGACAGCGGTATTACCTCCACCTCGTCCTCTTTCCTCCACCTTCCCAGCGATGCCAATCACTCTTTTGAAACCGGCCGCGGCTAG
- a CDS encoding BZIP transcription factor, putative, with product MNEGTAKPSGRKRGRPRTVTNEQEVPERRRKQLRLAQQAYRKRKETTIGNLQNRVHELETGIENISQSFLSFSSLLIQEQLLSQYPQVASALQNIIQQCVSLAKAGSDDPTDGALPVVQAAKESQITNNNTAPTPVLDNKHSETSTDAENIIRPAATRWPGPPTPPYQGQSTLAIDLVMSPATVQFPQITSPSSNPPTLDLLSSSIAPERQWNLAQRLVRTCCQGGYRILIDNPNSPAVLRIFGSIPSPSARNRLISGFHDVMQDKTGVLTDHKANVLHALQSNMAIFSNEQLQVPSKTWQIALESASGAWMDASGVQGYLRDKRVIFENFLDSSGRFDYSVSSSLDLTAFVKFLSKEAICVGNGPVFRRQSVEKALRLATVSVPWDFDNLCEL from the exons ATGAATGAAGGAACGGCTAAACCGAGTGGTCGCAAACGCGGTCGACCTCGAACTGTGACCAACGAGCAAGAAGTACCAGAG AGACGCCGCAAACAACTCCGCCTCGCGCAGCAGGCATAtcggaaaagaaaagagaccACGATTGGTAACCTACAGAATCGCGTACACGAATTAGAAACCGGCATCGAGAATATCAGCCAATCTTTCCTCTCCTTCAGTAGTCTTCTTATACAAGAGCAACTCCTCTCGCAATATCCGCAAGTTGCATCGGCTCTTCAAAACATAATTCAGCAATGCGTGTCGCTTGCAAAGGCTGGGAGCGATGATCCGACTGATGGAGCCCTCCCCGTCGTTCAAGCCGCAAAAGAGTCACAAATCACAAATAATAATACAGCCCCGACACCAGTTCTGGATAACAAACACTCGGAGACTTCGACAGATGCCGAGAATATAATACGACCAGCTGCTACGAGATGGCCCGGCCCTCCTACTCCACCATATCAAGGTCAATCCACCTTGGCAATCGACCTCGTCATGTCACCGGCCACTGTTCAATTTCCTCAAATTACTTCGCCATCATCGAACCCCCCAACCCTAGATCTACTCTCTAGTAGTATAGCGCCCGAAAGGCAGTGGAATCTCGCACAACGTTTAGTGCGAACTTGCTGTCAGGGTGGATATCGCATTCTTATCGACAACCCAAACAGCCCCGCGGTCCTACGAATCTTTGGATCTATTCCGAGTCCGTCAGCACGCAATCGCCTGATCTCAGGCTTTCATGATGTCATGCAGGACAAGACCGGTGTCTTGACAGATCACAAGGCTAATGTGCTTCACGCCCTGCAGTCCAATATGGCCATATTCTCGAATGAACAACTCCAAGTCCCGTCCAAGACATGGCAGATTGCGCTCGAGTCAGCTTCTGGTGCGTGGATGGATGCCAGCGGAGTGCAAGGATACCTGCGCGACAAAAGAGTGATCTTTGAGAACTTTCTTGATTCCTCTGGCCGTTTTGATTATTCAGTCTCGTCATCACTTGATCTAACGGCATTCGTTAAAT TCCTCTCAAAAGAAGCCATATGCGTTGGGAACGGGCCGGTGTTCCGACGGCAGAGTGTTGAAAAGGCTCTTCGTCTGGCAACGGTTAGTGTGCCATGGGATTTCGATAATCTTTGTGAATTATAA
- a CDS encoding Sister chromatid separation protein (Src1), putative, giving the protein MADELEYLHPDFDLNSLTVPRLRSILVSHDIPYPASAKKAQLISILEDEVLPQARKLLRDRDTVRRTSMGITDMSSRSTSVASDANDRESMPPPPTPSTVGSTRRGERGTSRRSTRHSTVEIDDGFGPATPVRNKKRTNVAGSVGKHARTSDTETGDDTFATPVAATRPTPRKSTARKVGRNEVFPSTEVDEYNPTGVKSEPRDESTFTDDNPFQSGSPEAPKSARMSYDGKRKSVSRLSTDSPARGRGYRSRKSTTPSSIQQDNGFQPPMRDSFDFASRLMPPQEESEESEDDDESEIGAGEEFTPEEQLAMSMENDQYSRQIQPRRRPQNQGTLSRLAPWMVIISLAGSFGTWWRKEKLEIGYCGLGKPTWSLAETKVPEWANVLEPRCEPCPSHAFCYPDFEVRCENDFLLKPHPLALGGLVPLPPTCEPDSEKERRVKAVADKAIEELRERRAKWECGQLKEDGKGARSPDISEPELREEVAKKRRKGLSDTEFDELWKGAIGEILGKDEVTRKTKQNSDILILSSTSIARLPLACAVRRHFRLALLAYRLPISVLIMAIGLLVYARARVLARRSDIARVPELVATTLDRLSTQAALYARGDAKEPHIAIGQLRDDVLRFELQGKRREELWRRVRNFVEGNANVRASVREGRSGDVSRVWEWIGGINAVGEPENLGRRENARFSIPSPPGNMVASPHTPAGECQPESISSPRESRRWDESRPIY; this is encoded by the exons ATGGCGGATGAACTGGAATACCTCCATCCAGATTTCGATCTGAACTCTCTCACCGTTCCTCGTCTCCGCTCCATCCTTGTCAGCCACGATATTCCGTACCCTGCCTCGGCAAAGAAGGCTCAACTGATCAGCATCCTTGAAGATGAAGTCCTTCCGCAAGCCAGAAAGCTCTTACGCGACCGTGACACGGTTCGACGAACCAGTATGGGGATTACAGACATGAGCAGTCGTTCGACGTCGGTGGCTAGCGATGCGAACGACAGAGAGTCGATGCCTCCTCCACCAACACCTTCAACAGTCGGATCCACGAGAAGAGGCGAGCGAGGTACATCGCGACGCAGTACCCGTCACTCTACTGTAGAAATTGATGATGGTTTTGGCCCTGCCACGCCTGTCAGAAATAAAAAGCGTACGAACGTTGCTGGCTCGGTGGGTAAACACGCCCGCACATCTGACACGGAAACTGGCGACGACACATTCGCCACTCCGGTCGCTGCTACTCGCCCTACGCCTCGCAAATCTACAGCTAGAAAGGTAGGACGGAACGAGGTCTTTCCCTCGACAGAAGTGGATGAATACAATCCTACTGGTGTCAAGTCAGAGCCACGCGATGAGAGCACATTCACGGATGACAACCCTTTCCAGAGTGGAAGCCCTGAGGCCCCTAAAAGCGCGAGGATGAGCTATGACGGCAAGAGGAAGAGCGTTTCGCGCCTATCCACCGACAGCCCAGCTCGGGGCCGCGGATACAGGTCACGGAAATCAACAACCCCATCCAGCATTCAGCAAGATAATGGTTTCCAGCCACCCATGCGGGATTCCTTTGACTTCGCCTCTCGGTTGATGCCTCCGCAGGAGGAATCGGAAGAATCCGAGGATGACGACGAAAGCGAAATTGGGGCGGGTGAGGAATTCACGCCGGAGGAACAGCTCGCTATGTCTATGGAGAATGATCAGTACTCGCGACAAATTCAGCCTAGGCGAAGACCCCAAAATCAAGGAACTCTCAGCCGCTTAGCCCCGTGGATGGTCATTATATCACTGGCTGGCAGTTTTGGTACCTGGTGGCGCAAAGAAAAGCTTGAGATTGGATATTGCGGCCTGGGAAAGCCCACCTGGTCTTTGGCAGAGACCAAGGTTCCTGAGTGGGCGAATGTTCTGGAGCCTCGGTGCGAACCATGCCCAAGCCACGCCTTCTGCTACCCGGATTTTGAAGTGCGCTGTGAAAATGATTTCCTTTTGAAGCCCCATCCTCTTGCCCTTGGAGGCCTGGTGCCGTTGCCGCCAACATGTGAACCCGATAGTGAAAAGGAGCGCCGCGTAAAGGCTGTTGCTGATAAAGCGATTGAGGAGCTTCGTGAGCGCCGGGCAAAGTGGGAATGCGGTCAGCTGAAGGAAGACGGCAAGGGCGCCAGATCTCCAGACATCAGCGAGCCAGAGCTGAGGGAAGAGGTGGCCAAGAAACGCCGCAAGGGCCTGAGTGACACCGAATTTGACGAGCTGTGGAAGGGCGCCATTGGTGAGATCCTTGGTAAAGATGAAGTTACAAGAAAGACCAAGCA AAATTCCgacatcctcatcctctcGTCTACCTCCATTGCACGGCTCCCACTCGCATGCGCCGTCCGCCGCCACTTCCGACTCGCTCTCCTCGCATATCGACTCCCTATTTCAGTTCTAATCATGGCTATTGGTCTCCTTGTGTACGCTCGTGCGCGTGTCCTCGCACGTCGGTCTGACATTGCTCGCGTGCCGGAATTAGTAGCTACAACCCTTGACCGACTATCCACGCAAGCTGCACTATACGCCCGCGGCGATGCCAAAGAACCGCATATTGCTATAGGTCAGCTTCGCGATGACGTCCTCCGCTTTGAACTCCAAGGCAAGCGCCGCGAGGAGCTCTGGCGACGGGTCCGCAACTTTGTCGAGGGCAACGCTAATGTCCGCGCTTCTGTGCGAGAAGGACGTAGCGGTGATGTTTCTCGAGTCTGGGAGTGGATCGGTGGGATCAACGCTGTCGGCGAGCCGGAAAATCTTGGTCGCCGTGAGAATGCACGATTCTCCATCCCTTCTCCACCTGGCAACATGGTGGCAAGCCCTCACACCCCTGCGGGTGAATGCCAACCCGAGTCTATCTCTAGTCCGAGAGAGTCTCGCCGCTGGGACGAGAGCCGTCCGATCTACTGA
- a CDS encoding Cell wall glucanase, putative encodes MRFFLGAALSLLSSTQVVAQTYTDCNPTQKSCPADPAFSQSDKTFDFTSGASGGFKSTGAVTYDQTNGATFTISKQGDGPLIQSGWYIMFGRVECIIKAAPGTGITNYFGKGDTSSYSRGAFHDNPGNHDDFHTFSIDWTSSQIVWSIDGKTSPMMVKVGVWAGGDPNNSKGTIDWAGGLTDYSQGPFKMHMKSMTVTDYSTGTSYRYGDKSGSWQSIIAEGGKVNGNRAAEPTSTESAPVITATIDSVPVPWSGTHKETSSWVTPDVWPWVATGAPSASSTGYQSGWESSSGQKQPPGGGSIIYLPLYVSTIAFFFGCIFPLWR; translated from the exons ATGCGATTCTTTCTTGGTGCGGCGCTGAGTCTACTGTCTTCTACGCAAGTCGTGGCTCAGACTTATACGGATTGCAATCCGACACAGAAGT CATGTCCCGCCGATCCTGCATTTAGCCAATCTGACAAGACGTTCGATTTCACAAGTGGCGCATCTGGTGGTTTCAAGTCTACTGGAGCCGTCACATATGACCAAACGAATGGTGCAACCTTCACTATTTCTAAACAGGGTGATGGTCCACTGATTCAATCTGGCTGGTACATCATGTTCGGCCGCGTGGAATGCATCATCAAGGCAGCGCCAGGGACAGGAATC ACCAATTACTTCGGCAAAGGAGACACAAGTTCATACAGCCGTGGCGCCTTCCATGATAATCCCGGAAACCATGACGACTTCCACACTTTTTCCATCGACTGGACCAGTAGCCAGATTGTGTGGTCGATTGATGGCAAGACT AGCCCGATGATGGTCAAGGTCGGTGTGTGGGCTGGCGGTGATCCGAACAACTCCAAGGGCACTATTG ACTGGGCTGGTGGTCTAACAGACTATAGCCAGGGCCCGTTCAAGATGCATATGAAGTCAATGACCGTGACTGATTACTCTACCGGAACTTCGTACAGATATGGCGACAAAAGTGGCTCATGGCAGTCAATTATCGCAGAAGGCGGAAAAGTCAATGGCAACAGAGCCGCTGAGCCCACATCGACCGAGTCCGCACCTGTAATTACTGCAACCATCGATAGCGTCCCGGTTCCCTGGAGTGGAACCCACAAAGAGACGTCAAGCTGGGTCACCCCAGATGTCTGGCCCTGGGTGGCGACTGGCGCTCCTTCGGCCTCATCGACAGGATACCAGTCTGGCTGGGAGTCTAGCTCTGGCCAAAAACAGCCACCAGGTGGAGGCTCAATAA TCTACCTTCCGCTCTATGTCAGCACCATTGCCTTTTTCTTCGGTTGCATTTTCCCCCTCTGGCGATGA